A DNA window from Acinetobacter sp. 10FS3-1 contains the following coding sequences:
- the tnpB gene encoding IS66 family insertion sequence element accessory protein TnpB (TnpB, as the term is used for proteins encoded by IS66 family insertion elements, is considered an accessory protein, since TnpC, encoded by a neighboring gene, is a DDE family transposase.) produces the protein MIRIDEIWLSTQPMDMRAGMDTTMAQVVRAFGYIKPHCAYLFCNKRGHRMKVLVHDGLGIWLCARRLEQGKFHWAQVHQGESVALSPEQLQALIQGLPWQRIGRQQVVTML, from the coding sequence ATGATCCGCATTGATGAAATCTGGTTGTCTACTCAGCCCATGGACATGCGTGCAGGTATGGATACGACCATGGCTCAGGTGGTGAGAGCCTTTGGCTACATCAAACCGCATTGTGCTTACCTGTTCTGTAATAAACGTGGCCATCGCATGAAAGTACTGGTACATGATGGATTGGGCATCTGGCTGTGTGCCAGGCGGCTGGAACAGGGCAAATTTCACTGGGCTCAAGTTCACCAAGGTGAAAGCGTGGCCCTCAGCCCGGAACAGTTACAGGCACTGATCCAAGGTTTGCCCTGGCAGCGCATTGGACGACAGCAGGTGGTGACGATGCTTTAA
- the holA gene encoding DNA polymerase III subunit delta, translating to MKLDYLQALKRIDDARGAWILHGQEPLLEQNLLDAFRASWQKQDIERQRYDISSVADWKNVFNALNSLSLFSTQLAVEVHGNIKPDASALKLLKSYLQHNEHNLLLVVMPKQDSNSLKSSFFQLIDANGVNVSLSANYPKDRQQILGVEAQKLGIQLANDAWQWLEQHHEHNLLAAKNSLMRVSDTFPEVDLIQIDHLYACLQDQSRYSTYDLSDALLKGDLAQSVKIFQYLTASGEPISLILWSISKEMRLLMQLFEQPQNALQLGIWKTKVSLYQQALRRLSPQAFLVWPQLLISIDAAIKGMSRENPEHLILQAIAAMCGKDLFLSPSA from the coding sequence ATGAAACTTGACTATCTCCAGGCCCTCAAACGTATTGATGATGCTCGCGGAGCCTGGATATTGCATGGTCAGGAGCCCCTGCTGGAACAGAACCTGCTTGATGCCTTTCGTGCCAGCTGGCAAAAACAGGACATTGAGCGTCAGCGTTATGATATCAGTTCAGTAGCTGACTGGAAAAATGTCTTTAATGCCTTAAATAGTCTGTCTCTTTTTTCCACGCAACTTGCTGTGGAAGTGCATGGCAATATCAAGCCTGATGCGAGTGCTCTTAAATTACTGAAAAGCTATTTGCAGCATAATGAGCACAACCTGCTGTTGGTGGTTATGCCCAAGCAGGACAGTAACAGCCTGAAATCCAGTTTCTTTCAACTGATTGATGCCAATGGGGTGAATGTTTCACTTTCGGCCAATTATCCCAAAGATCGTCAACAAATTTTGGGAGTAGAAGCGCAAAAGCTGGGCATTCAACTGGCAAATGATGCATGGCAATGGCTGGAGCAGCATCACGAGCATAACCTGCTGGCTGCAAAAAACAGCCTGATGCGGGTCAGTGACACTTTTCCTGAAGTTGATCTGATTCAGATTGATCATCTATATGCCTGCCTGCAAGACCAGTCACGCTATAGTACTTATGATTTAAGTGATGCCTTGCTAAAAGGAGACTTGGCTCAATCGGTAAAAATTTTTCAATATTTAACAGCCTCGGGTGAACCGATAAGCCTGATCTTGTGGAGTATCAGCAAGGAAATGCGTTTGTTGATGCAACTGTTTGAACAACCACAAAATGCTTTGCAACTCGGTATCTGGAAAACCAAGGTAAGTCTATATCAGCAGGCCTTACGTCGCCTCAGTCCACAGGCTTTTTTGGTCTGGCCGCAACTCTTGATCAGCATTGATGCTGCCATTAAAGGGATGTCCAGAGAAAATCCTGAACATCTCATCTTACAGGCCATTGCTGCCATGTGTGGTAAAGACTTATTTTTATCACCCAGCGCTTAA
- a CDS encoding bacteriohemerythrin, which produces MKNWYGIQRTLTYINTLEQVKSTGERDKIKEVLDDLIDYTQSHFSFEENLLEQVSYQYLPSHRGIHELFVKRLNDYRLKFEKGESIEKDLYRLLSKWLINHIQHDDQDYVDAVRDNMLSYLRKQEEKKGKGWFARFFS; this is translated from the coding sequence ATTAAAAATTGGTATGGGATTCAGCGGACGCTTACTTATATTAATACTTTGGAACAGGTAAAAAGCACGGGGGAGCGCGATAAAATCAAAGAGGTGTTGGATGACTTAATTGACTATACCCAGTCGCATTTTAGCTTTGAAGAAAATTTACTTGAACAAGTCAGTTATCAATATTTGCCGTCTCATCGCGGAATACATGAATTATTCGTTAAACGATTAAATGATTATCGTCTGAAATTTGAGAAGGGTGAGTCAATTGAAAAAGATTTGTATCGCCTCTTGTCTAAATGGTTGATCAACCATATTCAACATGATGATCAGGACTATGTTGATGCAGTGCGCGACAATATGTTGAGCTATCTACGTAAACAGGAAGAGAAAAAAGGCAAAGGCTGGTTTGCACGTTTTTTTAGTTAA
- the lptE gene encoding LPS assembly lipoprotein LptE, translating into MHLGKRLAAIVLTCGLSAGLAGCDFHLKGTTPNSAPLAYSTMSLSLPAHTEELQEKLAVYLGAAGIQLNKAPNAYVLHILDYTPRRLELNGKLVETLLRLNVTFRIEDAQGKPITEARTVVATRTYQYNIETVNTDDQEQKFLNQVLIDDIAQQIARQISSNRLPLVKDRPSTPATP; encoded by the coding sequence ATGCATTTGGGCAAACGTTTAGCAGCAATTGTTTTAACTTGTGGTCTAAGTGCAGGCTTGGCGGGCTGTGACTTTCATTTAAAAGGAACTACTCCGAATTCCGCGCCACTGGCTTACTCCACCATGAGCCTCTCCTTACCTGCCCATACTGAAGAACTTCAGGAAAAGCTTGCAGTCTATCTGGGTGCCGCTGGTATACAGCTAAACAAGGCTCCTAATGCTTATGTATTGCATATATTGGACTATACGCCGCGCCGCTTGGAGTTAAATGGCAAGCTAGTAGAGACCTTGTTACGTTTGAATGTGACTTTCCGTATAGAAGATGCGCAAGGCAAGCCGATTACCGAAGCACGTACGGTGGTAGCAACCCGTACTTATCAATATAATATTGAAACCGTAAATACCGATGACCAGGAACAAAAGTTCTTAAATCAGGTCCTTATTGATGATATTGCCCAGCAGATTGCGCGCCAGATTTCTTCAAATCGGTTACCGCTGGTTAAAGATCGTCCTTCAACTCCGGCTACCCCATAA
- a CDS encoding MacB family efflux pump subunit: MNQQQQPLLEVKNLVREFPAGESTVQILKGVNLEIYPGELVAIVGQSGSGKSTLMNILGCLDQPTSGSYKVKGRETRKLEADELAQLRREYFGFIFQRYHLLGDLNAAGNVEVPAIYAGADSSKRHERAAKLLTDLGLGEKTQNRPSQLSGGQQQRVSIARALMNGGDVILADEPTGALDKNSGIEVMRILRELNAKGHTIILVTHDHNVAKNATRIIEISDGNIISDQPNVPEIDDGFEKQRLVYNEQKKISSWRSAVDRLGEAFRMALLAMNAHRMRTFLTMLGIIIGIASVVSVVALGNGSQKQILENISSLGTNTITVFQGRGFGDNSRSSQVKTLIPADADALAEQPYVDGVSPSVNSNVTARYKETEASITVNGVGEDFFYVRGMSFKSGQPFDHESVVEQAQDVVIDTNTQNTFFKDGSNPIGQVLLLGSVPSRIIGVIDAQKGMMGNNDTLNVYLPYSTVMSRMLGQSNVRQIIVRIKDEYPSAAAENAILSLLVQRHGAQDVFTQNADSIRETIQQTTQTMTLLISAIAVISLVVGGIGVMNIMLVSVTERTQEIGVRMAVGARQSDILQQFLIEAVLVCILGGILGVLLSLGIGQLITHFAGDTFQMAYSTTSIVAAFVCSSLIGIVFGFIPARNAARLNPVDALSRE; encoded by the coding sequence ATGAATCAACAACAGCAACCTCTGCTTGAGGTCAAGAATCTGGTTCGTGAATTCCCTGCGGGTGAAAGCACGGTCCAGATTTTAAAAGGGGTCAATCTGGAGATTTATCCGGGTGAACTGGTGGCGATTGTGGGCCAGTCCGGTTCCGGCAAATCGACGCTGATGAATATTCTCGGCTGTCTGGATCAACCGACTTCGGGCAGCTATAAAGTCAAGGGCCGGGAAACTCGCAAGCTCGAAGCGGATGAACTGGCCCAGCTGCGTCGTGAATATTTTGGCTTTATTTTCCAGCGTTATCATCTGCTGGGAGATTTAAATGCCGCAGGCAATGTCGAAGTGCCGGCCATTTATGCCGGTGCAGATTCCAGTAAGCGTCATGAACGTGCAGCGAAATTGCTGACAGATCTGGGGCTGGGTGAAAAAACCCAGAACCGCCCTAGTCAGCTTTCCGGTGGTCAGCAGCAGCGGGTTTCAATTGCCCGGGCTTTGATGAACGGCGGCGATGTCATTCTTGCCGATGAGCCTACCGGTGCACTCGACAAGAATAGCGGTATTGAAGTCATGCGTATTCTGCGTGAACTGAATGCCAAAGGTCATACCATTATTCTGGTCACGCATGACCATAACGTGGCCAAAAATGCGACGCGTATTATCGAGATTTCAGACGGCAATATCATTTCGGATCAGCCAAATGTGCCTGAAATTGATGATGGCTTTGAAAAACAACGTCTGGTCTATAATGAACAAAAGAAAATTTCCAGCTGGCGCTCGGCCGTAGACCGTCTTGGCGAAGCCTTCCGCATGGCTTTGCTGGCAATGAATGCACACCGCATGCGAACTTTCCTGACCATGCTGGGAATTATTATCGGAATTGCCTCGGTTGTCTCGGTCGTCGCGCTCGGGAACGGTTCACAGAAACAGATTCTGGAAAATATCAGCAGCCTGGGAACCAATACCATTACCGTGTTTCAGGGGCGAGGCTTTGGAGACAATTCCAGATCTTCCCAAGTCAAAACCTTGATTCCGGCGGATGCAGACGCTTTGGCAGAGCAGCCCTATGTGGATGGCGTCAGCCCCTCCGTCAACAGCAATGTGACCGCACGTTATAAAGAAACTGAAGCTTCGATCACTGTGAATGGTGTGGGCGAAGACTTCTTCTATGTACGCGGGATGAGCTTTAAATCTGGTCAGCCTTTTGATCATGAAAGTGTGGTCGAGCAGGCCCAGGACGTGGTAATTGATACCAATACCCAAAATACCTTCTTTAAAGATGGAAGTAACCCGATTGGTCAGGTGCTGCTCTTGGGCAGCGTGCCCAGCCGGATTATTGGCGTAATTGATGCGCAAAAAGGCATGATGGGCAATAATGACACACTAAATGTCTACCTGCCTTACTCCACCGTCATGAGCCGTATGCTCGGTCAGTCCAATGTGCGTCAGATTATTGTACGGATTAAGGATGAATATCCGAGCGCAGCTGCTGAAAATGCCATCCTGAGCCTGCTGGTTCAACGTCATGGTGCGCAGGATGTATTTACCCAAAATGCGGACAGTATCCGTGAAACCATTCAGCAAACCACGCAGACCATGACCTTGCTAATCTCAGCAATTGCCGTGATTTCACTGGTGGTGGGCGGAATTGGGGTCATGAACATCATGCTGGTTTCAGTCACCGAACGGACTCAGGAAATTGGGGTGCGTATGGCCGTCGGAGCACGTCAAAGTGATATTTTGCAGCAATTCCTGATTGAAGCCGTCTTGGTCTGTATTCTGGGCGGGATTTTGGGGGTACTTTTATCGCTGGGAATCGGTCAACTGATTACCCATTTTGCCGGAGATACTTTCCAGATGGCTTATTCGACCACCTCGATTGTCGCCGCCTTTGTCTGCTCCAGCCTGATTGGTATTGTGTTCGGCTTTATTCCGGCACGTAATGCGGCCCGTCTTAATCCAGTTGATGCACTTTCTCGAGAATAA
- a CDS encoding efflux RND transporter periplasmic adaptor subunit has protein sequence MPKIKPTKLIMAAVIAIVLITAGWYFLKPKEQPPQFITAEASIGDIENSVLATGVLEATKMVSVGAQVSGQVKKMYVQLGDQVKQGQLIAQIDSVRQENDLKTAEASIKNQMAQLAVKQANLAKVEAEYRRQDIMYAQDATSRAEYEAALASYKIAQADIKAINAQIEQSRLTLATAKEDLGYTQIVAPMDGTIVAIVTEEGQTVNANQSAPTIVKLAQLDTMTIKAEISEADVMKVQEGQRVYFTTLGNSDKKIYAQLRQVEPAPNSINTESNNSTGSSSSTAVYYNALFDVPNEDGKLRIDMTAQVYIVLDEAQNVLTIPAAAIQSSNRPQRQKRGEGSRNTEGLAAPTEAQDKSRDATGERPARLQLSDAELALIEQGKAQRAMVRVLQADGTAKLTPVLIGLNNRVTAQVLKGLKRGDQVVIADGSDTSNDSAKRGSRGPMRM, from the coding sequence ATGCCAAAAATAAAACCAACAAAACTGATCATGGCAGCAGTGATTGCCATTGTACTTATTACCGCTGGATGGTACTTCCTGAAACCCAAAGAACAGCCGCCACAATTTATTACTGCGGAAGCAAGTATTGGCGATATTGAAAACTCGGTACTGGCAACCGGGGTACTTGAAGCCACGAAAATGGTCAGTGTGGGTGCTCAGGTATCCGGTCAGGTTAAAAAAATGTATGTACAACTGGGTGATCAGGTCAAACAGGGGCAGCTGATTGCACAGATTGATTCAGTGCGTCAGGAGAATGATTTAAAAACAGCTGAAGCAAGCATTAAAAACCAGATGGCACAGCTTGCTGTAAAACAGGCCAATCTGGCCAAGGTTGAGGCTGAATATCGCCGTCAGGACATCATGTATGCACAGGATGCGACCTCACGTGCAGAGTATGAAGCGGCTCTGGCCAGTTATAAAATCGCACAGGCAGATATTAAGGCCATCAATGCCCAGATTGAACAGTCGCGTTTGACCTTGGCCACCGCCAAAGAAGATTTGGGCTATACCCAGATTGTCGCGCCGATGGATGGCACTATTGTGGCGATTGTGACTGAGGAAGGTCAAACGGTAAACGCCAATCAGAGCGCACCGACCATTGTCAAACTCGCGCAACTCGACACCATGACCATTAAAGCCGAAATTTCTGAAGCTGATGTCATGAAAGTCCAGGAAGGTCAAAGGGTGTATTTCACCACTTTGGGAAATAGTGACAAGAAAATTTATGCGCAATTGCGTCAGGTCGAGCCTGCTCCCAATTCAATTAATACCGAATCCAATAACAGCACAGGCTCTTCTTCAAGTACGGCGGTCTATTATAATGCCTTGTTTGACGTTCCCAATGAAGACGGCAAACTGCGTATTGATATGACGGCGCAAGTGTATATTGTGCTGGATGAAGCACAAAATGTCTTGACCATTCCGGCAGCTGCGATTCAAAGCTCGAACCGTCCCCAGCGCCAGAAGCGTGGTGAAGGCAGTCGTAACACCGAAGGTCTAGCTGCACCTACCGAAGCCCAGGACAAATCACGTGATGCAACAGGTGAACGCCCTGCCCGTTTGCAGCTCTCTGATGCTGAGCTTGCCCTGATTGAACAAGGCAAGGCACAGCGTGCCATGGTGCGTGTTTTACAGGCAGATGGTACAGCGAAACTTACCCCTGTGCTGATTGGCCTGAATAACCGAGTCACGGCCCAAGTTCTGAAAGGTTTGAAACGTGGCGATCAGGTGGTCATTGCCGACGGTTCTGACACCTCCAATGACAGTGCAAAACGTGGCAGCCGTGGCCCAATGAGAATGTAA
- the tnpC gene encoding IS66 family transposase, with amino-acid sequence MNTLPDLSQLTHEQLLEFTRQLALQHQSLAQSNQQLDARVQHLEVTNQQLDSKVQHLSILNQKYEHELALFKQHKFGSKNEHLTAKQIHLWDEAVEEDIAAVDLELERLNADKTDAATHKAKANKPKRRLLPDHLHTIRIEHEPASTQCSCGCQLRRIGEDISEKLHFRPAQFYKEQHVRGKWVCDQCDTLTQQAMPAYVIDKGIASPELLSHVLVSKYADHLPLYRQRLIYQRAGIELSRSTLSDWIGRCGVELEPLANALKEVVLQQQVLHADETPVTIMRMGENDKKPKKGYVWAYATTQYNPVQAVIYDFQDSRSGQHAAEFLKGWQGYLVCDDYSGYKARFKSGQVIEVGCMAHARRKFHELHVTGKSQVAEQALVLIQKLYAIEAELRKKTDGTAEDRREYRQQHSQPVMQQLYEWLNQHHLTVPSSSPTAKAINYTLKRWPALSRYLDDGNLPICNNWVENQMRPWALGRKNWLFAGSLRSGQRAANIMTLIQSAKLNGLDPYAYLSDVLKRLPTHKVTQIEELLPHCWKPKSN; translated from the coding sequence ATGAATACGCTGCCTGACTTAAGCCAACTGACCCATGAACAACTGCTGGAATTCACCAGGCAGTTGGCGCTGCAGCATCAGTCTCTAGCACAATCAAACCAGCAATTAGATGCCAGAGTTCAACATCTTGAAGTCACCAATCAGCAATTAGATTCTAAAGTTCAACATCTTTCTATTCTCAATCAAAAATACGAGCATGAACTCGCACTATTTAAACAGCACAAATTCGGCAGTAAAAACGAACATCTCACTGCAAAACAAATCCATCTTTGGGATGAAGCGGTCGAAGAAGATATTGCAGCCGTTGATCTGGAACTGGAACGGCTGAATGCAGATAAAACCGATGCAGCGACACACAAAGCCAAAGCAAATAAACCTAAACGTCGACTGCTGCCCGATCATCTACACACCATCCGTATTGAGCATGAACCTGCATCAACCCAATGCAGTTGTGGCTGCCAGTTACGTCGTATCGGCGAAGATATCAGTGAAAAACTGCATTTCAGACCGGCACAGTTCTACAAGGAACAGCATGTCCGTGGCAAATGGGTCTGTGATCAGTGTGACACCCTGACTCAGCAAGCGATGCCTGCCTATGTGATTGATAAAGGCATTGCTTCACCTGAACTGCTCAGCCATGTGCTGGTATCGAAGTATGCCGATCATTTACCGCTGTACCGTCAGCGTCTGATCTATCAGCGGGCGGGAATCGAGCTTTCTAGATCAACGTTATCTGACTGGATAGGTCGCTGCGGTGTAGAACTGGAGCCTCTGGCCAATGCCTTAAAAGAGGTGGTACTACAACAGCAGGTGCTGCATGCAGATGAAACACCGGTCACCATCATGCGGATGGGTGAGAATGATAAAAAACCGAAGAAAGGTTATGTCTGGGCCTATGCCACTACACAGTACAATCCAGTTCAGGCGGTGATCTATGACTTTCAGGATAGTCGTTCAGGCCAGCATGCTGCAGAGTTCTTGAAAGGCTGGCAGGGTTATCTAGTCTGTGATGATTACAGTGGTTATAAAGCACGCTTTAAATCAGGCCAGGTCATTGAGGTGGGCTGCATGGCCCATGCACGTCGTAAATTCCATGAACTGCATGTAACTGGGAAAAGTCAGGTCGCTGAACAGGCATTAGTGCTGATTCAGAAACTGTATGCGATAGAAGCAGAGCTCAGGAAAAAGACCGATGGTACAGCGGAAGACCGCCGCGAATACCGACAACAGCATAGTCAACCAGTGATGCAACAACTATATGAATGGCTCAACCAACATCATCTGACGGTGCCATCGAGTTCTCCCACCGCCAAGGCCATCAATTACACTCTGAAGCGTTGGCCAGCTTTAAGCCGCTATTTGGATGATGGCAATCTACCGATTTGCAATAATTGGGTAGAGAATCAAATGCGACCTTGGGCCTTAGGGCGCAAGAACTGGCTGTTTGCTGGCTCGCTGCGCAGCGGCCAGCGAGCGGCGAATATCATGACTTTAATCCAGTCAGCAAAGCTGAATGGCTTGGATCCGTATGCCTATTTAAGTGATGTGCTGAAAAGGCTGCCGACACATAAAGTGACCCAGATTGAAGAGTTACTGCCACACTGCTGGAAACCTAAATCGAATTAA
- a CDS encoding DUF4124 domain-containing protein, which yields MKSAFLKLGSCVGILLFSMTSHVSATEYYKWVDAKGTTHYTKTPPPKSSKKVKTVTTYGWTNSATTPSETGQNAVQPENGHPAHGRPNPAGTENDQQQREANEALERGQSERPSV from the coding sequence ATGAAAAGCGCTTTCCTGAAATTAGGTAGTTGTGTTGGTATATTACTCTTTAGTATGACTAGCCATGTTTCTGCAACGGAATACTATAAATGGGTAGACGCCAAAGGCACCACCCACTACACCAAAACGCCGCCACCAAAGTCTTCTAAAAAAGTTAAAACGGTCACCACTTATGGCTGGACCAATTCAGCAACAACGCCTTCAGAAACTGGTCAAAATGCGGTTCAGCCTGAAAATGGTCATCCAGCGCATGGTCGCCCAAATCCGGCTGGGACTGAAAATGACCAGCAACAGCGCGAAGCCAATGAAGCCTTGGAGCGTGGTCAGTCCGAACGTCCATCAGTCTAA
- the leuS gene encoding leucine--tRNA ligase, with the protein MTTHIDPEYQASAIEPQVQQDWESRKAFKVADTVEGPRRYILSMFPYPSGKLHMGHVRNYTIGDVISRFHRLKGETVLQPMGWDAFGLPAENAAIAHQVAPAKWTFENIAYMRDQLKKLGLAVDWDREFATCTPEYYRWEQWLFVQLYKKGLIYRKLSTVNWDPVDQTVLANEQVENGRGWRSGALVEKRDIPMYYFRITDYAQELLDDLDTLKDGWPQQVLTMQRNWIGRSQGMDITFPSANPEVYANGLTVFTTRADTLMGVTYVAVAAEHPMALKAAENNPELAAFIEECRMGSVAEADLAVAEKKGMATGLSVKHPVTGEDIPVWIANYVLMSYGSGAVMAVPAHDERDFEFANKYGLTIKQVIDAKGAEDTDFDATEWQEWYGSKAGKLVNSGEFDGLDFQGAYDAFLAKLEPTGLASSKVQFRLRDWGVSRQRYWGCPIPMINCDTCGQVPVPEEQLPVVLPTDVVPDGSGNPLNKMPEFYETTCPCCGGDARRETDTLDTFVESSWYYARYASPDFTEGLVKPEASQTWLPVNQYIGGVEHAILHLLYARFFHKLMRDEGVVQGNEPFTNLLTQGMVLADTYYREAESGKKTWFNPADIDLERDEKGRIISAKYQGDGQDVIVGGQEKMSKSKNNGIDPQAIIDQYGADTARVFMMFAAPPDQSLEWSDAGVEGANRFLKRVWRLAAGFLEKSNSASVIDTAKLSTAAQDLRRKTHETIQKVGDDIERRHAFNTAIAAMMELLNANNKFEAKDDNDVAVARESITTLLTLLAPFAPHLSQTLLAKFGIELNSTLFPQVDESALTRNTQTIVVQVNGKLRGKLEIAVDASKDEVLAQAKALPEVQQFLTGPTKKEIVVPNKLVNLVV; encoded by the coding sequence ATGACTACTCACATTGACCCTGAATATCAAGCCAGTGCGATTGAGCCTCAAGTCCAGCAGGATTGGGAATCTCGCAAAGCCTTTAAAGTTGCCGACACTGTAGAAGGTCCGCGTCGTTATATCCTCTCGATGTTCCCTTACCCGAGTGGCAAGCTGCATATGGGTCATGTGCGTAACTATACGATTGGCGACGTGATCAGCCGTTTTCACCGTTTAAAAGGTGAAACTGTCCTGCAACCAATGGGTTGGGATGCTTTTGGTCTACCTGCTGAAAACGCAGCCATTGCTCATCAGGTGGCTCCGGCAAAATGGACTTTTGAAAATATTGCCTACATGCGTGACCAGTTGAAAAAACTCGGTCTAGCTGTAGATTGGGATCGCGAATTTGCGACCTGTACCCCAGAATACTATCGCTGGGAACAATGGTTATTTGTTCAGCTGTATAAAAAAGGTCTGATTTACCGCAAACTTTCCACTGTGAATTGGGATCCGGTAGACCAGACAGTACTGGCAAATGAGCAGGTGGAAAATGGTCGTGGCTGGCGTTCAGGTGCATTGGTCGAAAAGCGTGATATTCCAATGTATTACTTCCGCATTACCGATTATGCACAAGAATTATTAGATGATCTAGATACATTAAAAGACGGCTGGCCACAACAAGTACTGACCATGCAGCGCAACTGGATTGGTCGCTCACAAGGGATGGATATCACCTTCCCTTCAGCAAATCCTGAGGTTTATGCCAATGGCTTAACGGTATTTACCACCCGTGCCGATACCTTAATGGGCGTGACTTATGTGGCAGTTGCCGCAGAACATCCGATGGCATTAAAAGCAGCTGAAAACAATCCTGAACTTGCTGCATTTATTGAAGAATGCCGTATGGGCTCAGTGGCTGAAGCCGATCTGGCCGTGGCTGAGAAAAAAGGGATGGCAACCGGTCTTTCAGTCAAACATCCGGTGACTGGTGAAGATATTCCAGTCTGGATTGCCAACTATGTATTGATGTCATACGGTTCAGGTGCGGTGATGGCCGTACCTGCACACGACGAACGTGACTTTGAATTTGCCAACAAATATGGCTTGACCATCAAACAGGTCATTGATGCCAAAGGTGCAGAAGACACAGACTTTGATGCGACAGAGTGGCAAGAGTGGTACGGCTCTAAAGCAGGCAAACTGGTCAATTCAGGCGAGTTTGATGGTCTGGATTTCCAGGGTGCATACGATGCATTCCTTGCTAAATTAGAACCAACAGGCCTGGCAAGTTCTAAAGTTCAATTCCGTTTACGTGATTGGGGCGTGTCTCGTCAACGTTACTGGGGTTGTCCAATTCCAATGATTAACTGTGACACATGCGGTCAGGTACCAGTACCTGAAGAACAGCTTCCAGTTGTGCTTCCAACCGATGTGGTTCCAGATGGTTCAGGTAACCCGCTGAACAAAATGCCTGAGTTCTATGAAACCACTTGTCCATGTTGTGGTGGCGACGCACGTCGTGAAACCGATACTCTGGACACCTTTGTAGAATCATCTTGGTACTATGCGCGTTACGCATCTCCTGATTTTACCGAGGGCCTGGTCAAACCTGAAGCCAGCCAAACCTGGTTACCAGTGAACCAATATATTGGTGGTGTTGAGCATGCGATTCTGCACTTGTTATATGCACGCTTCTTCCACAAACTGATGCGTGATGAAGGTGTGGTACAAGGTAACGAACCATTCACCAACTTGCTTACCCAGGGTATGGTCCTTGCAGACACATACTATCGTGAGGCTGAGTCAGGTAAAAAAACCTGGTTCAATCCAGCCGACATCGATCTTGAACGTGATGAGAAAGGCCGCATCATTTCTGCAAAATATCAGGGCGATGGTCAAGATGTCATTGTCGGTGGTCAGGAAAAAATGTCGAAATCGAAAAACAACGGTATCGACCCGCAAGCGATTATTGACCAGTACGGCGCAGATACCGCACGTGTATTCATGATGTTTGCTGCGCCACCGGATCAATCTCTGGAATGGTCAGATGCCGGTGTTGAAGGCGCTAACCGCTTCCTGAAACGTGTATGGCGTTTGGCTGCAGGCTTCCTGGAAAAAAGCAATTCTGCGTCTGTTATCGATACAGCAAAACTTTCAACCGCGGCACAAGACCTGCGTCGTAAAACGCACGAAACTATCCAAAAAGTGGGTGATGACATTGAACGCCGTCACGCCTTTAACACGGCCATTGCTGCCATGATGGAACTGTTAAACGCGAATAATAAGTTTGAAGCCAAAGATGACAATGACGTGGCGGTTGCACGTGAATCCATTACCACCCTTCTTACCTTATTGGCTCCGTTTGCACCGCATTTAAGCCAAACTTTATTGGCTAAGTTTGGGATTGAATTGAACTCAACCCTATTCCCGCAAGTGGATGAGTCTGCTTTAACCCGCAATACTCAAACCATTGTGGTTCAAGTCAACGGCAAACTGCGTGGCAAACTTGAAATAGCGGTGGATGCTTCTAAAGATGAGGTTCTGGCACAAGCCAAAGCCTTGCCGGAAGTACAGCAATTCTTGACAGGGCCAACCAAGAAAGAAATTGTGGTACCAAATAAACTGGTGAACCTGGTGGTTTAA
- a CDS encoding transposase gives MNMDIYSATPPVAKKRRTYSKEFKLSIVNACKNPNTSIASVALQHSINANLVSRWIRIFSHHEGAVQDPTHVNPAFIALPYTAAISQPIDERITLCITVPHTNNDIQLKWQTSEIPALAELLKALAT, from the coding sequence ATGAACATGGATATATATTCAGCAACACCTCCTGTTGCTAAAAAACGCAGAACATACAGCAAAGAATTCAAACTCAGTATTGTCAATGCCTGCAAAAATCCTAATACCTCGATCGCTTCGGTCGCACTGCAACATAGTATTAATGCCAACCTTGTCAGTCGTTGGATCAGGATCTTCAGCCATCATGAGGGTGCCGTGCAGGATCCTACTCATGTGAATCCAGCATTTATTGCTTTGCCTTACACTGCTGCAATCAGCCAACCTATTGATGAGAGGATCACGTTGTGTATCACCGTGCCTCATACGAATAATGATATTCAGCTAAAATGGCAGACATCAGAAATACCTGCCTTGGCAGAATTACTCAAGGCACTTGCAACATGA